One genomic window of Mus pahari chromosome 23, PAHARI_EIJ_v1.1, whole genome shotgun sequence includes the following:
- the Pms2 gene encoding mismatch repair endonuclease PMS2 isoform X1 — MEQTEGASTECAKAIKPIDGKSVHQICSGQVVLSLSTAVKELIENSVDAGATTIDLRLKDYGVDLIEVSDNGCGVEEENFEGLALKHHTSKIQEFADLTQVETFGFRGEALSSLCALSDVTISTCHVSASVGTRLVFDHNGKITQKTPYPRPRGTTVSVQHLFYTLPVRHKEFQRNIKKEYAKMVQVLQAYCIISAGVRVSCTNQLGQGKRQPVMCTSGSSGMKENIGSVFGQKQLQSLIPFVQLPPSDSVCEEYGLSASRTPQNLFYISGFISQCTHGAGRSATDRQFFFINQRPCDPAKVSKLVNEVYHMYNRHQYPFVVLNVSVDSECVDINVTPDKRQILLQEEKLLLAVLKTSLIGMFDSDANKLNVNQQPLLDVKGNLVKLHTAEIEKPVSGKQDHSPSLKSTAEEKRVASISRLREAFSLHPTTEIKSRGPETAELKQSFPSEKRAVLSSYPSDIISYRGLCGSQDKLVSSTDSPGDCMDREKTEKDSGLSSTSAGSEEGFSTPEVASSFSSDYNVSSPEDRPSQETISCGDMDYGPPGAGHHLKPEDCGYQCKALPPAHLSPRNAKRLKTEERPPDVNIPQRLPDPQNTSAAEVDVAITINKRIVPLDFSLSSLAKRMKQLQHLKLQSQHEQSYRKFRAKICPGENQAAEDELRREISKSMFAEMEILGQFNLGFIVTKLKEDLFLVDQHAADEKYNFEMLQQHTVLQAQRLITPQTLNLTAVNEAVLLENLEIFRKNGFDFVIDENAPVTERAKLISLPTSKNWTFGPQDIDELIFMLSDSPGVMCRPSRVRQMFASRACRKSVMIGTALNASEMKKLITHMGEMDHPWNCPHGRPTMRHIANLDVISQN; from the exons CGAAGGCGCGAG taCAGAATGTGCTAAGGCCATCAAGCCTATTGATGGGAAGTCAGTTCATCAAATCTGTTCTGGGCAGGTGGTACTCAGTTTAAGCACTGCTGTGAAGGAGTTGATAGAAAACAGTGTAGATGCTGGTGCTACTACTATTG ATCTAAGGCTTAAAGACTATGGGGTGGACCTCATTGAAGTTTCAGACAATGGATGTggggtagaagaagaaaactttgAAGGTCTAG CTCTGAAACATCACACATCTAAGATTCAAGAGTTTGCCGACCTCACACAGGTTGAAACGTTTGGCTTTCGCGGGGAAGCTCTGAGCTCTCTGTGTGCACTAAG TGATGTCACTATATCTACCTGCCATGTGTCTGCAAGCGTTGGGACTCGACTGGTGTTTGACCACAATGGGAAAATCACCCAGAAAACTCCCTACCCCCGCCCTAGAGGAACCACTGTCAGTGTGCAGCACTTATTTTATACACTACCCGTGCGTCACAAAGAGTTTCAAAGGAACATTAAAAAG GAGTATGCCAAAATGGTCCAGGTCTTACAGGCATACTGTATCATTTCAGCAGGCGTCCGTGTAAGTTGCACTAATCAACTTGGGCAGGGGAAGCGGCAACCTGTGATGTGCACAAGCGGCAGCTCTGGCATGAAGGAAAATATTGGGTCTGTGTTTGGCCAGAAGCAG TTGCAAAGCCTCATTCCTTTTGTTCAGCTGCCCCCTAGTGACTCTGTTTGTGAAGAGTATGGCCTGAGCGCTTCCAGGACACCACAGAATCTTTTCTA CATTTCAGGCTTCATTTCACAGTGCACGCACGGTGCCGGGAGGAGTGCAACAGACAGACAGTTTTTCTTCATCAATCAGCGGCCCTGTGACCCAGCAAAG GTCTCTAAGCTTGTCAATGAGGTTTATCACATGTATAACCGGCATCAGTACCCATTTGTCGTTCTTAACGTTTCCGTTGACTCAG AATGTGTGGATATTAATGTAACTCCAGATAAAAGGCAGATTCTACTACAGGAAGAGAAGCTGTTGCTGGCAGTTTTAAAGACCTCCTTGATAGGAATGTTCGACAGTGATGCAAACAAGCTTAATGTCAACCAGCAGCCACTGCTGGATGTCAAAG GTAACTTAGTAAAGCTGCATACCGCAGAAATAGAAAAGCCTGTGTCAGGAAAGCAGGATCACTCTCCTTCACTGAAGAgcacagcagaggagaaaagggtAGCATCCATCTCCAGGCTGAGAGAGGCCTTTTCCCTTCATCCCACCACAGAGATCAAGTCTAGGGGCCCCGAGACTGCTGAACTGAAACAGAGTTTTCCAAGTGAGAAAAGGGCTGTGTTATCCTCTTATCCTTCAGACATCATCTCTTACAGAGGCCTCTGTGGCTCGCAGGACAAATTGGTGAGTTCCACGGACAGCCCTGGTGACTGTAtggacagagagaaaacagaaaaagactcAGGGCTCAGCAGCACCTCAGCTGGCTCTGAGGAAGGGTTCAGCACCCCAGAAGTGGCCAGTAGCTTTAGCAGTGACTATAACGTGAGCTCCCCAGAAGACAGACCTTCTCAGGAAACCATAAGCTGTGGTGACATGGACTATGGTCCTCCAGGTGCAGGACACCATTTGAAGCCGGAAGACTGTGGGTATCAATGCAAAGCTCTACCTCCAGCTCATCTGTCACCCAGAAATGCCAAGCGTCTCAAGACAGAGGAAAGACCCCCAGATGTCAACATTCCTCAAAGATTGCCTGATCCTCAGAACACCTCAGCAGCTGAGGTTGATGTAGCCATAACAATTAATAAGAGAATTGTGCCCCTTGACTTCTCTCTGAGTTCTTTAGCTAAACGAATGAAGCAGTTGCAACACCTAAAGCTGCAGAGCCAACATGAACAGAGTTACAGGAAATTTAGGGCCAAGATTTGCCCTGGAGAAAACCAAGCTGCAGAAGATGAACTCAGAAGAGAGATCAG TAAATCGATGTTTGCAGAGATGGAGATCTTGGGTCAGTTTAACCTGGGATTTATAGTAACCAAACTGAAAGAGGACCTCTTCCTGGTGGACCAGCATGCTGCGGATGAGAAGTACAACTTTGAGATGCTGCAGCAGCACACGGTGCTCCAGGCACAGAGGCTCATCAC ACCCCAGACTCTGAACTTAACTGCTGTCAATGAAGCTGTACTGCTAGAAAACCTGGAAATATTCAGAAAGAATGGCTTTGACTTTGTCATTGATGAGAATG ctccaGTCACTGAAAGGGCTAAATTGATTTCCTTACCAACTAGTAAAAACTGGACCTTTGGACCCCAAGATATAGATGAACTGATCTTTATGTTAAGTGACAGCCCTGGGGTCATGTGCCGGCCCTCACGAGTCAGACAGATGTTTGCTTCCAGAGCCTGTCGGAAGTCT GTGATGATTGGAACGGCTCTCAATGCAAGCGAGATGAAGAAGCTCATCACCCACATGGGTGAGATGGACCACCCCTGGAACTGTCCCCATGGGAGGCCAACCATGAGGCACATTGCAAATCTGGATGTCATCTCTCAGAACTGA
- the Pms2 gene encoding mismatch repair endonuclease PMS2 isoform X2 codes for MVQVLQAYCIISAGVRVSCTNQLGQGKRQPVMCTSGSSGMKENIGSVFGQKQLQSLIPFVQLPPSDSVCEEYGLSASRTPQNLFYISGFISQCTHGAGRSATDRQFFFINQRPCDPAKVSKLVNEVYHMYNRHQYPFVVLNVSVDSECVDINVTPDKRQILLQEEKLLLAVLKTSLIGMFDSDANKLNVNQQPLLDVKGNLVKLHTAEIEKPVSGKQDHSPSLKSTAEEKRVASISRLREAFSLHPTTEIKSRGPETAELKQSFPSEKRAVLSSYPSDIISYRGLCGSQDKLVSSTDSPGDCMDREKTEKDSGLSSTSAGSEEGFSTPEVASSFSSDYNVSSPEDRPSQETISCGDMDYGPPGAGHHLKPEDCGYQCKALPPAHLSPRNAKRLKTEERPPDVNIPQRLPDPQNTSAAEVDVAITINKRIVPLDFSLSSLAKRMKQLQHLKLQSQHEQSYRKFRAKICPGENQAAEDELRREISKSMFAEMEILGQFNLGFIVTKLKEDLFLVDQHAADEKYNFEMLQQHTVLQAQRLITPQTLNLTAVNEAVLLENLEIFRKNGFDFVIDENAPVTERAKLISLPTSKNWTFGPQDIDELIFMLSDSPGVMCRPSRVRQMFASRACRKSVMIGTALNASEMKKLITHMGEMDHPWNCPHGRPTMRHIANLDVISQN; via the exons ATGGTCCAGGTCTTACAGGCATACTGTATCATTTCAGCAGGCGTCCGTGTAAGTTGCACTAATCAACTTGGGCAGGGGAAGCGGCAACCTGTGATGTGCACAAGCGGCAGCTCTGGCATGAAGGAAAATATTGGGTCTGTGTTTGGCCAGAAGCAG TTGCAAAGCCTCATTCCTTTTGTTCAGCTGCCCCCTAGTGACTCTGTTTGTGAAGAGTATGGCCTGAGCGCTTCCAGGACACCACAGAATCTTTTCTA CATTTCAGGCTTCATTTCACAGTGCACGCACGGTGCCGGGAGGAGTGCAACAGACAGACAGTTTTTCTTCATCAATCAGCGGCCCTGTGACCCAGCAAAG GTCTCTAAGCTTGTCAATGAGGTTTATCACATGTATAACCGGCATCAGTACCCATTTGTCGTTCTTAACGTTTCCGTTGACTCAG AATGTGTGGATATTAATGTAACTCCAGATAAAAGGCAGATTCTACTACAGGAAGAGAAGCTGTTGCTGGCAGTTTTAAAGACCTCCTTGATAGGAATGTTCGACAGTGATGCAAACAAGCTTAATGTCAACCAGCAGCCACTGCTGGATGTCAAAG GTAACTTAGTAAAGCTGCATACCGCAGAAATAGAAAAGCCTGTGTCAGGAAAGCAGGATCACTCTCCTTCACTGAAGAgcacagcagaggagaaaagggtAGCATCCATCTCCAGGCTGAGAGAGGCCTTTTCCCTTCATCCCACCACAGAGATCAAGTCTAGGGGCCCCGAGACTGCTGAACTGAAACAGAGTTTTCCAAGTGAGAAAAGGGCTGTGTTATCCTCTTATCCTTCAGACATCATCTCTTACAGAGGCCTCTGTGGCTCGCAGGACAAATTGGTGAGTTCCACGGACAGCCCTGGTGACTGTAtggacagagagaaaacagaaaaagactcAGGGCTCAGCAGCACCTCAGCTGGCTCTGAGGAAGGGTTCAGCACCCCAGAAGTGGCCAGTAGCTTTAGCAGTGACTATAACGTGAGCTCCCCAGAAGACAGACCTTCTCAGGAAACCATAAGCTGTGGTGACATGGACTATGGTCCTCCAGGTGCAGGACACCATTTGAAGCCGGAAGACTGTGGGTATCAATGCAAAGCTCTACCTCCAGCTCATCTGTCACCCAGAAATGCCAAGCGTCTCAAGACAGAGGAAAGACCCCCAGATGTCAACATTCCTCAAAGATTGCCTGATCCTCAGAACACCTCAGCAGCTGAGGTTGATGTAGCCATAACAATTAATAAGAGAATTGTGCCCCTTGACTTCTCTCTGAGTTCTTTAGCTAAACGAATGAAGCAGTTGCAACACCTAAAGCTGCAGAGCCAACATGAACAGAGTTACAGGAAATTTAGGGCCAAGATTTGCCCTGGAGAAAACCAAGCTGCAGAAGATGAACTCAGAAGAGAGATCAG TAAATCGATGTTTGCAGAGATGGAGATCTTGGGTCAGTTTAACCTGGGATTTATAGTAACCAAACTGAAAGAGGACCTCTTCCTGGTGGACCAGCATGCTGCGGATGAGAAGTACAACTTTGAGATGCTGCAGCAGCACACGGTGCTCCAGGCACAGAGGCTCATCAC ACCCCAGACTCTGAACTTAACTGCTGTCAATGAAGCTGTACTGCTAGAAAACCTGGAAATATTCAGAAAGAATGGCTTTGACTTTGTCATTGATGAGAATG ctccaGTCACTGAAAGGGCTAAATTGATTTCCTTACCAACTAGTAAAAACTGGACCTTTGGACCCCAAGATATAGATGAACTGATCTTTATGTTAAGTGACAGCCCTGGGGTCATGTGCCGGCCCTCACGAGTCAGACAGATGTTTGCTTCCAGAGCCTGTCGGAAGTCT GTGATGATTGGAACGGCTCTCAATGCAAGCGAGATGAAGAAGCTCATCACCCACATGGGTGAGATGGACCACCCCTGGAACTGTCCCCATGGGAGGCCAACCATGAGGCACATTGCAAATCTGGATGTCATCTCTCAGAACTGA